A region from the Candidatus Thiothrix putei genome encodes:
- a CDS encoding type II toxin-antitoxin system RelE/ParE family toxin — protein sequence MIISFIHKGLERFYLTGSKAGIQPEHAPKLRRILTVLETAQIPDDMDLPGYRLHPLQGNRQGTWSVRVSGNWRITFQFTEQNVELVDYEDYH from the coding sequence ATGATCATTAGCTTTATTCATAAAGGGTTAGAACGCTTTTACCTGACAGGTAGTAAAGCAGGTATTCAACCTGAACACGCTCCGAAATTGCGTCGAATTCTGACCGTTTTGGAAACAGCCCAGATACCAGATGATATGGATTTGCCCGGCTACCGACTTCATCCCCTGCAAGGCAATAGACAAGGAACATGGTCTGTTAGGGTCAGCGGTAACTGGCGTATTACGTTTCAATTTACTGAGCAGAATGTTGAACTTGTCGATTATGAAGACTATCACTGA
- a CDS encoding type II toxin-antitoxin system VapC family toxin codes for MRLLLDTHTFLWWDSQPNKLPAKVLALCEDTQNEIFLSVSSIWEMQIKHQLGKLELHLPLDRLVSEQVQKNAIQILPIQTAHVLGVAALPDVHKDPFDRLLIAQANVEEMVFLSGDGVFKHYPVQIIW; via the coding sequence ATGAGGCTGCTGTTAGATACCCACACATTTTTATGGTGGGACAGCCAACCAAACAAACTTCCCGCCAAGGTGCTGGCACTGTGTGAAGATACTCAAAATGAGATATTTTTGAGCGTTTCCAGCATTTGGGAGATGCAGATAAAGCATCAATTAGGCAAATTGGAACTTCATCTGCCGTTGGATAGGCTGGTCTCAGAACAAGTGCAAAAAAATGCCATTCAGATTTTACCGATACAGACAGCCCATGTGTTGGGGGTTGCTGCTTTACCTGATGTTCATAAAGACCCGTTTGATCGTCTTCTGATTGCCCAAGCCAATGTTGAGGAAATGGTGTTTCTGAGTGGTGATGGGGTTTTCAAGCATTATCCTGTCCAGATTATTTGGTGA
- a CDS encoding DUF86 domain-containing protein: MHDFNCRAGEELKNIDRKTEGKLFPQYPAVRWRGAMGMRDVLAHTYFHVDAEQLFNICKNDIPTMIAASLPSPAESVSTFAQLEKTCSAVGLRKRFCVQMNRARIIAGDS, encoded by the coding sequence TTGCATGATTTTAATTGCAGAGCAGGTGAAGAGCTGAAAAATATCGACCGTAAAACCGAAGGTAAACTTTTCCCGCAATACCCAGCGGTAAGATGGCGTGGGGCAATGGGAATGCGGGATGTGCTGGCACACACCTACTTCCATGTTGACGCAGAACAGTTATTCAATATCTGTAAAAATGACATTCCCACCATGATTGCGGCATCATTGCCCAGCCCGGCAGAATCCGTTTCCACATTCGCCCAGCTAGAAAAAACCTGTTCAGCGGTCGGGCTGCGCAAGCGGTTTTGCGTACAGATGAATAGGGCGCGGATCATTGCGGGTGACTCATGA
- a CDS encoding HigA family addiction module antitoxin — translation MPMYDPAHPGEILGEDILKELNITITAAAEKLGISRKTLSAIVNGHAPITAETAIKLEKVFGKPDAEHWLRMQMTYDLYHARQKMAA, via the coding sequence ATGCCGATGTATGATCCTGCCCATCCGGGTGAAATCCTTGGAGAAGATATTCTCAAAGAGTTAAATATAACCATTACCGCAGCCGCTGAAAAACTTGGCATTAGCCGGAAGACACTTTCTGCTATCGTTAATGGTCATGCCCCCATTACAGCAGAAACCGCTATCAAATTGGAGAAAGTATTTGGCAAGCCTGATGCTGAGCATTGGCTACGTATGCAAATGACTTATGATTTGTACCATGCTCGTCAGAAAATGGCGGCATAA
- a CDS encoding 6-carboxytetrahydropterin synthase, with the protein MHGHGFEVILHANQNLQAQDMGVDFDHLAAVWQPLHDQLHHTPAMEYAQSNLRGMTR; encoded by the coding sequence ATGCACGGCCACGGTTTCGAGGTCATCCTCCACGCCAACCAAAACCTGCAAGCGCAAGACATGGGCGTAGACTTCGACCACCTTGCCGCCGTCTGGCAACCGTTGCACGACCAATTGCACCATACTCCCGCGATGGAATATGCCCAAAGCAACCTAAGAGGAATGACCCGATGA
- a CDS encoding molecular chaperone DnaJ, which produces MSSKKVVHIHTAPAQAVLSPAQKKFNSLIKKIDAQKQLLAEWQETFERCRTDAVDKLEPLKQSMKEQQTAMAHLLDQQFTANKFTKTQQEKLTHLIVELCEELLRSGDDDELKAMYNKYTASDYDTEAEEEQMMANEFMKSMLEKEFGISLDDDEFDLQNPQATAERLAEKVKQREAEAEAAAAARPQRKKSAKQLAKEAKDAEEAANVSKSIQAVYRQLTSALHPDREQDPIERERKTELMQQVTVAYANKDLLKLLELQLAVEQIDQSKLSSLSAERLKHYNKVLSDQLAELQEEVMLKEDQIRMMVQIPPFEPLSPKRLAMLLKQDIQTMQAEIKRIQQDLRLFKDVKYLKAWLKNVRLPEPDFGFDPFFDGFPPFR; this is translated from the coding sequence ATGTCCAGCAAAAAAGTTGTCCACATTCACACCGCTCCCGCACAAGCGGTACTGTCACCCGCACAAAAGAAGTTCAACAGCCTCATCAAAAAGATCGACGCGCAAAAACAACTCTTGGCAGAGTGGCAGGAAACGTTCGAGCGTTGCCGCACCGATGCCGTCGACAAGCTAGAGCCGTTAAAACAAAGCATGAAGGAACAGCAAACGGCAATGGCTCACCTGCTGGATCAGCAATTCACCGCCAATAAATTCACCAAAACCCAACAAGAAAAACTCACGCACCTCATCGTGGAACTCTGCGAAGAATTGCTACGCAGCGGTGACGACGACGAGTTAAAAGCCATGTATAACAAATACACCGCCAGCGACTACGATACCGAAGCGGAAGAAGAACAAATGATGGCAAACGAGTTCATGAAATCCATGCTTGAAAAAGAATTCGGGATAAGCCTGGACGATGATGAATTCGACTTGCAAAACCCGCAAGCAACCGCCGAACGCCTCGCCGAAAAGGTCAAACAGCGCGAAGCCGAGGCAGAAGCCGCTGCTGCTGCCCGCCCCCAACGCAAAAAATCCGCCAAACAACTGGCAAAAGAAGCCAAGGATGCGGAAGAAGCCGCCAATGTCAGCAAATCCATCCAAGCCGTTTACCGCCAACTCACCAGTGCCTTGCACCCCGACCGCGAACAAGACCCGATAGAACGCGAACGCAAAACCGAACTGATGCAGCAAGTAACCGTCGCTTACGCCAATAAAGATTTGCTGAAACTGCTGGAATTACAACTCGCGGTTGAGCAAATCGACCAAAGCAAACTCAGCAGCCTGAGTGCCGAACGCCTCAAGCATTACAACAAAGTCCTCAGTGACCAACTGGCTGAATTACAAGAAGAAGTCATGCTTAAAGAAGACCAAATCCGCATGATGGTGCAAATTCCACCGTTTGAACCGCTTTCCCCCAAACGCCTGGCGATGTTACTCAAGCAAGACATTCAAACGATGCAGGCAGAAATTAAACGTATCCAGCAAGATTTGCGGCTATTTAAGGATGTGAAATACCTTAAAGCTTGGCTGAAAAACGTGCGCTTGCCTGAACCAGACTTTGGGTTTGACCCGTTTTTTGATGGATTTCCGCCATTTCGTTAA
- a CDS encoding DUF2281 domain-containing protein gives MGTVELITEHTRRLPESVQREILNFVEFLFNKYSAPLAQSAVPTTRQAGLHAGCAVMTADFDAPLSDDFWLGTE, from the coding sequence ATGGGTACAGTAGAGCTAATCACTGAACACACCCGCCGTTTGCCGGAGAGTGTTCAACGAGAAATACTTAATTTTGTTGAATTTCTGTTCAATAAATACAGTGCGCCCCTTGCCCAATCTGCTGTGCCAACAACACGTCAGGCTGGCTTACACGCTGGTTGTGCGGTGATGACTGCTGATTTCGATGCGCCCTTATCAGACGATTTCTGGCTGGGTACAGAATGA
- a CDS encoding UPF0175 family protein gives MDKTFNDTTLSSRPALAASLFRDGLMSLGKATQFSGLSMSAFITHLASFGIEIARPDETTAHETQDLSAWLS, from the coding sequence GTGGATAAAACCTTCAATGACACTACGCTAAGTTCGCGCCCAGCACTCGCTGCCAGCTTGTTTCGTGATGGTTTGATGTCATTAGGCAAAGCAACCCAATTTAGCGGATTAAGCATGAGCGCTTTCATCACGCATTTGGCGAGTTTTGGCATTGAAATTGCCCGACCCGATGAAACTACCGCACATGAAACTCAAGATTTGTCGGCATGGCTGTCATAA
- a CDS encoding DUF2283 domain-containing protein: protein MNIKYYEDDDILVQRFNNNPIVREVSQSWNINISYDKDGNIVQIVILEAKEKGLYPAKSLRGFLQHTGTPVPIDQLCKPVEYTDLTHHRTRQI from the coding sequence ATGAACATTAAATACTACGAAGATGATGACATCCTTGTTCAACGGTTCAACAATAACCCGATTGTCCGTGAAGTCTCGCAGAGCTGGAATATCAATATCAGCTACGATAAAGACGGCAATATCGTTCAGATTGTCATACTCGAAGCCAAAGAAAAGGGACTTTATCCAGCAAAATCATTGCGCGGCTTCTTGCAGCATACAGGCACACCCGTGCCGATAGATCAGCTTTGCAAGCCTGTCGAATATACCGATCTTACCCACCACCGCACCCGCCAGATTTGA
- the queE gene encoding 7-carboxy-7-deazaguanine synthase codes for MTYSVKEIFYTLQGEGFHAGRPAIFCRFAGCNLWSGLEADRAKAVCNFCDTDFVGVDGINGGKFRDAKALVAAIIQAWWIGVKQDMNRFIVFTGGEPLLQLDKALIDALHQEGFEIAVETNGTKPAPAGIDWLCVSPKADSEIVLTHGNELKLVYPQPLAMPERFAGLDFQHFYLQAMDGAAQAQNTKAAIAYCMQYPQWKLSVQTHKWLGIA; via the coding sequence ATGACCTATTCCGTCAAAGAAATTTTCTACACCCTGCAAGGCGAAGGCTTCCACGCCGGTCGCCCCGCCATCTTTTGCCGCTTCGCTGGCTGCAACCTATGGTCAGGGCTAGAAGCCGACCGCGCCAAAGCCGTGTGCAACTTCTGCGACACCGATTTTGTAGGCGTGGATGGGATCAACGGCGGCAAATTCCGCGATGCCAAGGCACTGGTCGCGGCGATCATTCAAGCATGGTGGATCGGCGTAAAACAAGACATGAACCGTTTCATCGTCTTCACCGGCGGCGAACCGCTATTGCAATTGGATAAAGCCCTGATCGACGCTTTACACCAAGAAGGCTTCGAGATTGCCGTAGAAACCAATGGCACGAAACCCGCCCCCGCAGGCATCGACTGGCTCTGCGTCAGCCCCAAAGCCGACAGCGAGATCGTACTAACGCATGGCAATGAACTGAAGTTGGTATACCCGCAGCCGCTCGCCATGCCAGAACGCTTTGCAGGGCTGGATTTCCAGCATTTCTACCTGCAAGCAATGGATGGAGCGGCACAAGCGCAAAACACCAAAGCGGCGATTGCGTATTGTATGCAATACCCGCAATGGAAGTTGAGTGTGC
- a CDS encoding 6-carboxytetrahydropterin synthase yields the protein MNETLFYVAAAPFEAACRVENALGQSPLSAAHPARRLHGHSFLAKVRAIGTSSVEALRQQLAHSVAPLDYNDLNQFLPMPTDENLARWIRARLALPSVASVGVQSTLHQGADLDLADNAHIWRRFRFEAAHRLPNVAPGHQCGRMHGHGFEVILHANQNLQAQDMGVDFDRIKAVWQPLHDQLHHHCLNDIQGLDNPTSETLAAWLWERLKPELDALSWVSVYETVTAGSHYDGQHYRIWKDQRFESALTLTRADSSDSVRRLHGHSYLLRLHLTAPLDTVMGWTIDYGDVKTQFKPIYQQLDHHNLNDLTGLDEPDPASVARWIRAQATAGLPQLDRIDLYETPGCGVVLSWGAHEPGLPV from the coding sequence ATGAACGAAACTCTGTTTTACGTCGCCGCCGCCCCCTTTGAAGCCGCCTGCCGCGTCGAAAATGCCCTAGGGCAATCCCCCCTTTCCGCCGCACACCCCGCCCGCCGCCTGCACGGACACAGCTTTCTCGCCAAAGTCCGCGCCATCGGTACAAGCTCCGTCGAAGCCCTACGCCAACAGCTCGCCCACAGCGTTGCGCCGCTCGACTACAACGACCTCAACCAATTCCTACCGATGCCCACGGATGAAAACCTCGCCCGTTGGATACGCGCCCGCCTTGCCCTTCCCAGCGTCGCTTCAGTCGGCGTGCAAAGCACCTTGCACCAAGGCGCAGACCTCGACCTTGCTGACAACGCCCACATCTGGCGACGCTTCCGATTTGAAGCCGCACACCGCCTCCCCAACGTCGCCCCCGGACACCAATGCGGACGGATGCACGGCCACGGTTTCGAAGTCATCCTCCACGCCAACCAAAACCTGCAAGCGCAAGACATGGGCGTAGACTTCGACCGCATCAAAGCCGTCTGGCAACCGCTGCACGACCAATTGCACCACCACTGCCTCAACGACATCCAAGGCTTGGACAACCCCACCAGCGAAACCCTCGCCGCATGGCTATGGGAACGCCTCAAGCCCGAACTCGACGCGCTCTCATGGGTCAGCGTCTACGAAACCGTCACCGCAGGCAGCCACTACGACGGGCAACATTACCGCATCTGGAAAGACCAACGCTTTGAAAGCGCCCTAACCCTGACCCGCGCCGACTCCTCTGACAGCGTGCGCCGCCTGCACGGACACAGCTACTTACTCCGCCTGCACCTCACCGCCCCGCTCGACACCGTAATGGGCTGGACAATCGATTACGGCGACGTAAAAACGCAATTCAAGCCGATCTACCAACAGCTCGACCACCACAACCTCAACGACCTAACCGGGCTAGACGAACCCGACCCCGCCAGCGTTGCCCGCTGGATACGCGCCCAAGCCACCGCAGGCTTGCCACAACTCGACCGCATCGACCTGTACGAAACACCGGGCTGCGGCGTGGTATTATCATGGGGCGCACACGAACCGGGACTGCCTGTATGA
- a CDS encoding DUF3368 domain-containing protein — translation MQRKLAFVGTVKVLWIAEQRHLINDAAVLLDAMAANGYYLSRQLLQQISE, via the coding sequence TTGCAACGCAAGTTGGCATTTGTCGGTACGGTGAAAGTGTTATGGATAGCAGAGCAGCGGCATTTGATAAATGATGCAGCCGTGCTGTTAGATGCGATGGCGGCAAATGGTTATTACTTGTCCCGCCAATTGTTGCAGCAAATCAGCGAGTGA
- a CDS encoding sugar-binding protein, translated as MLRKFLKIVLILALLLFLVQIGLHLYRTWQDKVETLPTGQVRKPATSVVSLLGINTNEISYNDASLPFVDLFRSANPFQENVLRLKAESVTYDINGWSNNLNGGEAGTRFLGELPADALPAGEYTVLYDGEGEIRYGNDAKLITHSPGRDTITLEAGVNARLDASLVIARSNPADYVRNIRILPPGGICQHNPFQRVTDASACAGDAGMYLSFADHYAEIVFNPDYLDFMKDFQAIRFMPMSGITRNPEAHWQERPSMDEATWGGTYGARGAPLEIMVELANRLQKDAWFNLPHAADDDYVRKYATYVRDHLNPELKIYLEYSNEIWNTNFNHGEYTQKKGIEMALGLNAADVGYEYYTIRAREIFAMWEQVFGGRERFVRVLGAWDTRPDFAEKVLSYDDTYQSVDALAIAPYFGGNIKGYREAETVEDIFHLTTAPDSYRSLPEVLEKVQRHAQLAQQFGVTLLGYEGGQGLVDWATRKPDQHPNPLFFAANRDPRMGQLYTEFLEGWQRAGGQLMMLFSAPRVCQWYGCWGLKEHIRQPREQAPKYAAVLDFMATHAPQPLPVPQKPAHNPLAIAPRNPNDPVIVWRPAFDPERVFVIENPITLDLLLEGSAWDKRNLFGKWQGRWDDDFLFLTVRVYDSKRVFDSAHPADDDSVGFLIDTDNSRDATLDGKHDFHLIFACDREQVVLGKNSAPLSAEALRSIRFDTRAFYDGYVLEAWIPWQALGMNPAIKDRVSVNVEVNDDDDGGTRDGKIAWMAQDKQALTDPRQWGVVLFSGR; from the coding sequence ATGTTACGAAAATTTCTGAAGATTGTGCTTATTCTGGCCTTATTGCTGTTTTTGGTGCAAATCGGTTTGCACTTATATCGTACTTGGCAGGATAAGGTGGAAACGTTACCAACGGGGCAAGTGCGAAAGCCTGCTACCTCAGTGGTATCACTGTTGGGAATTAATACCAACGAAATCAGCTATAACGATGCCAGTCTGCCGTTTGTTGATTTGTTTCGTTCTGCCAATCCGTTTCAGGAAAATGTGCTGCGCTTGAAGGCAGAGTCTGTCACCTACGATATCAATGGCTGGTCGAATAATCTCAACGGCGGTGAGGCCGGTACGCGCTTTCTCGGTGAATTGCCCGCCGATGCACTGCCTGCTGGTGAATACACGGTGCTGTATGACGGTGAGGGGGAAATCCGTTATGGTAATGATGCCAAGCTGATTACGCATTCGCCGGGGCGCGACACCATTACACTGGAAGCGGGTGTGAATGCACGTTTGGATGCTAGTCTCGTGATCGCTCGCAGTAATCCAGCGGATTATGTGCGCAATATCCGTATCTTACCGCCCGGTGGTATCTGCCAACACAATCCGTTTCAGCGGGTGACGGATGCATCGGCTTGTGCGGGGGATGCGGGTATGTATTTGTCGTTCGCGGATCACTACGCCGAGATTGTCTTCAACCCTGACTACCTGGATTTTATGAAAGATTTTCAGGCAATCCGCTTCATGCCAATGTCAGGCATTACCCGCAACCCTGAGGCGCATTGGCAGGAGCGCCCCAGCATGGATGAAGCCACTTGGGGCGGTACGTATGGTGCTCGCGGCGCACCGCTGGAAATTATGGTGGAACTTGCCAACCGTTTGCAAAAGGATGCTTGGTTCAACCTGCCGCACGCGGCTGACGACGACTATGTGCGCAAATATGCCACCTATGTGCGCGACCATCTTAACCCTGAACTGAAAATCTACCTCGAATATTCCAATGAAATTTGGAATACCAACTTTAACCACGGCGAATATACCCAGAAAAAAGGCATTGAAATGGCGTTGGGGCTGAATGCTGCCGACGTGGGTTATGAGTATTACACCATCCGCGCCCGCGAGATTTTTGCCATGTGGGAACAGGTATTCGGTGGGCGGGAACGTTTCGTGCGCGTGCTGGGCGCTTGGGATACGCGCCCTGATTTTGCTGAAAAAGTGCTGAGTTACGATGACACGTATCAGTCGGTGGATGCGTTGGCAATTGCGCCGTATTTCGGCGGTAATATCAAAGGCTATCGTGAAGCAGAAACCGTGGAAGATATTTTTCACCTGACCACAGCGCCGGACTCTTACCGTTCATTGCCGGAAGTATTGGAAAAAGTGCAGCGTCATGCGCAACTGGCGCAACAGTTTGGAGTGACATTGCTAGGCTACGAAGGTGGGCAGGGCTTGGTGGATTGGGCAACCCGCAAGCCGGATCAGCACCCGAATCCGCTATTTTTCGCTGCTAACCGTGATCCGCGCATGGGACAACTTTACACCGAATTTCTGGAAGGGTGGCAACGGGCAGGCGGGCAATTGATGATGCTGTTTTCCGCGCCCCGTGTTTGCCAATGGTACGGTTGTTGGGGGCTAAAGGAACACATTCGTCAACCGCGTGAACAAGCGCCGAAATACGCCGCCGTGTTGGATTTTATGGCGACACACGCACCTCAGCCTTTACCTGTGCCACAGAAGCCAGCCCATAATCCATTAGCCATTGCCCCGCGTAATCCAAATGACCCCGTGATTGTGTGGCGACCAGCATTTGACCCAGAGCGGGTATTTGTCATCGAAAACCCGATTACTTTGGATTTATTGCTGGAAGGGTCGGCGTGGGATAAACGTAACCTGTTTGGGAAATGGCAAGGGCGCTGGGATGACGATTTCCTGTTCCTGACCGTGCGCGTATACGACAGCAAACGGGTGTTTGATTCGGCGCATCCGGCGGATGATGATTCCGTGGGGTTTTTGATTGACACGGATAATAGCCGCGATGCCACGCTGGACGGCAAGCACGATTTCCACCTGATTTTTGCCTGTGATCGTGAGCAAGTGGTGTTGGGGAAAAATTCTGCGCCACTGTCTGCGGAAGCGTTGCGCAGTATCCGTTTTGATACGCGGGCGTTTTACGACGGTTACGTGTTGGAGGCGTGGATTCCTTGGCAAGCCTTGGGCATGAACCCTGCTATTAAAGATCGTGTAAGCGTCAATGTGGAAGTGAACGATGATGACGATGGCGGCACACGCGATGGCAAAATCGCGTGGATGGCGCAAGACAAACAAGCCCTAACCGACCCACGCCAGTGGGGTGT